Proteins encoded together in one Telopea speciosissima isolate NSW1024214 ecotype Mountain lineage chromosome 6, Tspe_v1, whole genome shotgun sequence window:
- the LOC122663913 gene encoding pentatricopeptide repeat-containing protein At5g66520-like has translation MQGKIELPRLNLRNSLSRLIQECRNMRELKQIHSQIITSPTLLRHDHYILLSRLIFFCAFSEFGSFNYATHVFQSIDYPDFFLYNTMIRAYASKTDAKRYIETSSYRSLPLYKQMLINGVRPGNQTFTFLLKECTTHLDANLGRSVYAHVIRMGFSNDLFIQNSMINLYTTCGFLDCAQCLFNEMSIRDIASWNSIIIGYLRNGALDLALDLFRRMEEKNVITWNSMITGFAQGGRPKEALEFFHEMQISGDGAVKPDKISIASVVSACASLGALDQGEWVHSYLVRSGLEFDMVIGTSLVDMYGKCGCVERAVDVFKNLPDKDVLAWTAIISVFAFHGLAEQAFDHFEEMRMQGTKPNPVTFVALLSVCAHSGLVDKGYHYFNMMRQVYSIEPQVHHYACMVDTLGRIGLFEEAENLIRIMPMEPDAFVWGALLGACQMHGNVALGEKVAHYLIKLDPLNHAFYMTLLDIYAKANRFDEVKRIRSFLKARGIKKMVPGCSTIEIDGIVQVFSAQGSPEVVMEEIKWVLNGVYSEMGVIGNSHDISQELVFTET, from the coding sequence ATGCAAGGGAAGATTGAACTGCCACGGTTGAATCTGAGGAACTCACTCTCGCGCCTCATCCAAGAATGCAGGAACATGAGAGAGCTCAAACAAATCCATTCTCAGATCATAACCTCTCCCACTTTACTCAGACACGACCACTACATCCTCCTCTCTCGACTCATCTTCTTCTGCGCCTTTTCCGAATTCGGCTCTTTCAATTACGCAACCCATGTCTTTCAGAGCATTGACTACCCAGATTTTTTCCTGTACAACACCATGATCAGAGCCTATGCTTCTAAGACTGACGCCAAGAGGTACATCGAAACGTCTTCATACCGATCCCTCCCCCTGTACAAGCAAATGCTCATTAATGGTGTCAGACCCGGCAATCAGACTTTCACCTTCCTACTCAAGGAATGCACAACCCATCTCGATGCCAACCTGGGCCGAAGTGTATACGCTCACGTTATTAGGATGGGATTTAGTAACGACCTATTCATTCAAAACTCAATGATCAATTTATATACAACATGCGGGTTTTTGGATTGCGCGCAGTGTCTGTTCAACGAAATGTCTATACGAGATATTGCTTCGTGGAATTCAATTATCATTGGGTACTTGAGAAACGGGGCTCTGGACTTGGCATTGGATCTGTTCAGAAGGATGGAGGAGAAAAATGTAATTACTTGGAACTCAATGATTACAGGGTTTGCTCAAGGTGGTCGGCCTAAGGAGGCCCTGGAGTTTTTCCATGAAATGCAGATTTCGGGTGATGGTGCAGTTAAACCTGACAAGATATCAATTGCTAGTGTGGTTTCGGCTTGTGCTTCTCTTGGTGCTCTGGATCAAGGGGAATGGGTGCATAGTTATTTGGTAAGAAGCGGGTTAGAGTTTGATATGGTAATAGGTACCTCACTGGTTGACATGTATGGGAAATGTGGATGTGTGGAGAGAGCGGTTGACGTCTTTAAGAATTTGCCTGATAAGGATGTCTTGGCATGGACGGCTATCATTTCAGTGTTTGCTTTTCATGGGCTTGCAGAACAGGCTTTCGATCATTTTGAAGAGATGAGAATGCAGGGGACAAAGCCAAACCCGGTGACATTTGTAGCACTGCTGTCGGTTTGTGCTCATTCTGGTCTAGTAGATAAAGGCTATCACTATTTCAATATGATGAGACAGGTTTACTCCATTGAGCCACAGGTTCACCATTATGCTTGCATGGTTGACACACTTGGTCGAATTGGACTCTTTGAAGAAGCAGAGAATCTTATCAGAATTATGCCAATGGAGCCTGATGCGTTTGTTTGGGGTGCATTGCTTGGAGCATGTCAGATGCATGGGAATGTAGCCTTAGGAGAAAAAGTGGCACATTATCTCATCAAGCTGGATCCTCTTAACCATGCTTTTTACATGACCTTGTTGGACATATATGCCAAAGCCAATAGAtttgatgaagtgaagagaaTTAGGTCCTTTTTGAAAGCGAGAGGGATCAAAAAGATGGTGCCTGGATGTAGTACTATTGAAATTGATGGAATAGTTCAAGTGTTCTCAGCACAAGGATCGCCTGAAGTCGTGATGGAGGAGATAAAGTGGGTTTTAAATGGAGTTTACTCTGAGATGGGTGTGATTGGCAACTCACATGATATTAGTCAAGAATTAGTGTTCACTGAGACATAA
- the LOC122664069 gene encoding 2-methylene-furan-3-one reductase-like, with protein sequence MWNLTGSGIPIKARAGDHFMSHKVHRKMQKAWLYEEYGPLEVLKMGDFPLPPLQHNQLLVQVRAAALNPIDFKRRERPIFPSDFPVIPGCDMAGVVVGKGSGVTKFDIGDEIYGNIQDFNAEGQLKQLGTLAQYIAVEESLVALKPTNLSFEEAASLPLAVQTAIEGFITAGFKEGQTIFIVGGAGGVGTLAVQLAKYYYGASLVVATTSTPKVEFVKSLGADIVIDYTKTKYEDIQEKYDFLYDTIGDTKNSFVVAKDDAPIIDITWPPSHPRAVYSSLTVCGDNLEKLRPYLQSGKIKALIDPTGPYSFMEVNAAFRYLETGRARGKVIISPFPTLNLSSSPVPCDRESNNNIATEMIPQKILIH encoded by the exons ATGTGGAACTTAACAGGTTCTGGGATCCCTATAAAAGCTAGAGCAGGTGATCACTTTATGAGTCACAAAGTCCACAGAAAGATGCAGAAGGCATGGTTGTATGAGGAATATGGCCCTCTTGAAGTCCTCAAGATGGGAGActtccctctccctcctctccagCATAACCAACTACTTGTCCAAGTTCGTGCAGCTGCTTTGAATCCAATTGATTTCAAGAGGCGTGAAAGACCCATCTTCCCCTCAGACTTCCCT GTGATTCCTGGCTGTGATATGGCTGGGGTTGTAGTTGGTAAAGGCAGTGGCGTCACAAAATTTGATATAGGCGATGAAATTTACGGCAACATCCAGGATTTCAATGCAGAAGGACAGTTGAAGCAGCTAGGTACACTGGCACAGTATATAGCTGTGGAGGAGTCATTGGTTGCACTGAAGCCCACAAATCTATCATTTGAAGAGGCAGCAAGCTTGCCATTGGCAGTTCAAACAGCCATAGAAGGCTTCATAACTGCTGGTTTCAAAGAGGGACAGACTATTTTCATAGTTGGTGGAGCTGGTGGTGTTGGAACCTTGGCTGTTCAACTGGCCAAATACTACTATGGTGCTTCTTTGGTGGTAGCAACAACAAGCACTCCAAAGGTGGAGTTTGTGAAGAGCTTGGGTGCTGACATAGTCATTGACTATACAAAGACAAAATATGAAGACATTCAGGAAAAATACGATTTTCTTTACGATACCATTG gGGACACCAAAAATTCCTTTGTGGTAGCAAAGGATGATGCACCAATCATCGATATAACATGGCCTCCATCACATCCCAGAGCAGTTTATTCAAGCTTGACTGTTTGTGGAGACAACTTAGAGAAGCTTAGGCCGTACCTACAGAGTGGAAAGATTAAAGCTTTAATTGATCCCACTGGCCCATACAGTTTTATGGAAGTGAATGCAGCTTTTAGATATCTAGAAACTGGGAGAGCCAGAGGAAAGGTTatcatctctcccttccctacCCTGAACCTATCTTCCTCCCCTGTTCCATGTGACCGTGAGAGCAACAACAATATAGCAACTGAAATGATCCCTCAAAAGATTCTTATTCACTGA